The Streptomyces sp. NBC_00162 sequence GGCCGCACGTCCTTCGCGGAGCGCACGCCCGGGTCGGGCTGTGCCGTGGGGCGCCGCCTGACGGGGGAAACGCTCCATCCGGCGAACGCCACGCCGATCAGCAGTACCACCGCCGCCGCGGCCACGGGCAGGACCGGCATCCGCGTCCCGGCCGCCGCGGTGACCTTGACAAAGACGGCCAGCCCGCCCACGGCGGTCCCGGCGAGTCCCACGGCGAGCACCAGATCGCGCCCGAGCAGTGCGCCGCGGTGCCGGACCCCGCTCCTGTCCTTCCTCGATGCCACGGGTCAGCGCCTACGACCCCAGCCCCGTCCGCGGGCCGCCCACCCATGGCCGATGCCGGCGACGTGCAGCGCGAGCGCGGCGAGACCGATCAGCATGAAGTTGGTGGAGCTGAACACTTCATTGGTGCCGATGGTGGCCGCGTTGATCAGGAACGCGATGAAGAACAGCACTGCGGCGGTGATGCCGAGCATGTCCATGCCCCTTTCGGTCGGTGACGGCCATGTTCCCCGCACGGGCCGGATCATGAGCAGCTGCTCCCGTCGGATTTCGCCGTGCTGCGCAGAAACGGAAGGGAACCCAGTCCCTCCTGTGTCAGCTCCCTCGCACGGGGCAGGGGCGTGAACGTCCATGTCACCTACATCCGTTGAGGAGATATGAACAGCGCTCTTCGTGTGCTGACCGTCCTGGGCGGCTCGATCCTCCTCACCCTCGCGGCCGGTTGGGCCGTCGACCTGCTGCTGCGCCGAGCCGACGCGCGCCACCCCGAGACGCCCCTGTGGAACCTGCTGCGCCGGTGCCGCCGCGCCCTGCTGATCGTGCTGTTCGCGGCGCTGCTCAGAGGTGCCTACCGGCAGATCGCATGGCCGCCGCTGCAGGACCACGCAGCGGCCGTGGGACGGGTCCTCTCCCTCACCCTGATCGGCGCGGGAGCCTGGCTGCTGGTGGCCGTGGCCTCCGCCGTCGTCGAGTCGGGGTACGCCCGCTACGCCACCTCCACCCGCGACCCGGCCCGGCTGCGCCGCGTCCGCACCCAGGTGACCCTGATCATGCGGGTGGTGACGGTCCTCGTGGCCGTCGTCGCGCTCGCCGCGATGCTCGTCACCTTCCCGAGCCTCCGCGCGCTCGGCACCTCCGTTCTCGCTTCCGCCGGGATCATCGGAATCGTGGCCGGTGTCGCCGCCCAGTCCAGCCTCGGAAACCTCTTCGCGGGCTTCCAGATCGCCTTCGGCGACATGGTGCGCATCGGCGACACGGTCGTCGTCGCGGGCGAGTGGGGGGTGGTCGAGGACATCACCCTCACCTTCCTCGCCGTACGCACCTGGGACGAACGCCGCATCACCATGCCCGTCTCGTACTTCACCACCCGCCCCTTCGAGAACTGGTCGCGCGGCGGCATCCAGATGACCGGCACCGTCTTCCTCCACTGCGACCACCGCGCACCCGTGGACCTCCTGCGCGACAAGGCCGAGGAGGTACT is a genomic window containing:
- a CDS encoding mechanosensitive ion channel family protein, which translates into the protein MNSALRVLTVLGGSILLTLAAGWAVDLLLRRADARHPETPLWNLLRRCRRALLIVLFAALLRGAYRQIAWPPLQDHAAAVGRVLSLTLIGAGAWLLVAVASAVVESGYARYATSTRDPARLRRVRTQVTLIMRVVTVLVAVVALAAMLVTFPSLRALGTSVLASAGIIGIVAGVAAQSSLGNLFAGFQIAFGDMVRIGDTVVVAGEWGVVEDITLTFLAVRTWDERRITMPVSYFTTRPFENWSRGGIQMTGTVFLHCDHRAPVDLLRDKAEEVLHNSKEWDGRGWDLAVTETTPSTIVVRVIVTAKDPDDLWTVRCAVREQLVAWLAEKHPDALPRILLDPAPGAAPGHAPAPAHAPAPGQAPAPDAAGAAGAARARQ